GTGAGACTTACCGTGGATGAGCACAGCATTTTGAGGTTGGGAAACGAGAGCTCTCAAAGGAGTGGAATGACTCTTGCTATCACCAGAGGCGATGAGCGATGCGGCGTTGTCGCGCTCTCCGAGAGTGAAATCAGACCACCACACGCTCCCGCTCGGATCTTGGAGGGTTCCAGCCTACCGTGTTTGCCTCGTGCGCGATGCTTCTGTGCGGCTAGAAGAGCGCCCACAGTTGCGCGACGCTCCCGCAGCCGTCCGCATCATAATCCCGCTTCGCTTTGCGCGGGACGATGGTGTGGAGCACTTCGGCGTCCTACTCCTCGACATCAAGCACCGCATCATCGGCTCGCTCGAGATCTCAGTGGGCAGCCTCACCGGGTCCCTCGTCCATCCCAGGGAAGTCTTCGGACCCGCGCTGGCGCATAAGGCTGCTGCTCTCAT
The sequence above is drawn from the Vicinamibacteria bacterium genome and encodes:
- a CDS encoding JAB domain-containing protein: MRDAPAAVRIIIPLRFARDDGVEHFGVLLLDIKHRIIGSLEISVGSLTGSLVHPREVFGPALAHKAAALILFHNHPSGDPEPSLEDLTLTRRLVAGGQLLGIEVLDHIVVGDGTERWVSLRDRAVL